A section of the Burkholderia mallei ATCC 23344 genome encodes:
- a CDS encoding nitrous oxide reductase accessory protein NosL, whose protein sequence is MKRRFLSAAVRTSIAALAAAALVAACGHDAQTPPPAREITDATVSVLDGMSLKDYPGPKAQIVYADGEPDFFCDTLGLFSVYLRPEHDRKVRALYVQDMGATDWQHPVGHWIDAKRAIYVIGSKKPGAMGRTFASFAREADAARFAKAEGGKLYRFGEITPEMAATDGGVVKDQTM, encoded by the coding sequence ATGAAACGCCGTTTCCTTTCCGCCGCCGTGCGCACGAGCATCGCGGCGCTCGCCGCCGCCGCGCTCGTGGCCGCATGCGGCCACGACGCGCAGACGCCGCCGCCCGCGCGCGAGATCACCGACGCGACCGTCAGCGTGCTCGACGGCATGAGCCTGAAGGACTACCCGGGCCCGAAGGCGCAGATCGTCTATGCGGACGGCGAGCCGGACTTCTTCTGCGACACGCTCGGCCTCTTTTCCGTCTACCTGCGCCCCGAGCACGACCGCAAGGTCCGCGCGCTGTACGTGCAGGACATGGGCGCGACCGACTGGCAGCACCCGGTCGGCCACTGGATCGACGCGAAGCGCGCGATCTACGTGATCGGCTCGAAGAAGCCGGGCGCGATGGGCCGGACATTCGCGTCGTTCGCCCGCGAGGCGGACGCCGCGCGCTTCGCGAAGGCCGAGGGCGGCAAGCTGTACCGCTTCGGCGAGATCACGCCCGAGATGGCGGCGACCGACGGCGGCGTCGTCAAGGACCAGACGATGTGA